DNA sequence from the Pseudoglutamicibacter cumminsii genome:
CTGACCTTACCGTCGACGGTTCGTTCACGACCGGCGGCGCAACCGCAGCAGCGGCTATCGTCGCAGGCGTGCCACCATGGCTCGCCGTGCTGATGGCATTCGGTGCGGGCGCTATCGCAGGCTCGCTCACCGGGATCCTGCACACCAAGGGCAAGATCGACGGCCTGCTCGCGTCCATCATCATGATGATCGCGCTGTACTCGATCAACCTGCACATCATGGGCAACTCCGCAGCGATGCCACTGCTCGGCCAAACCACCATGCTCACCCCGCTCGAAGAAAACGGCTTGCTGCGTGACAACTGGGCCGGCGCCGGCCTGCTGCTCATCGGTGTTCTCGCGGTCGCATTCGTCCTCATCTGGTTCCTGCACACCCGCACCGGCCTCGCACTGCGTGCAACCGGTAACAACAGCCAGATGGCAACCTCGTTCCGCGTCAACACGGACAACCAGAAGATCCTCGGCCTCGCGATCTCGAACGGCCTCGTTGCAGTCTCGGGCGCTTTCCTGGCCCAGTACCAGTCGATCGCAGACGCGACGATGGGTATCGGTCTCATCGTGATCGGTCTGGCCTCCGTGATCGTCGGTCAGGCGATCTGCGGCCAGCGCCGCGTATGGCAGGCAGTCCTCGCCTGCATCGCCGGTTCGATCCTCTACCGCTGGGTCCTGCAGATCGCGCTTGGTGCGGGCCTGCCGGCATCGGACATGAAACTCGCATCCGCGGTCCTCGTTGTCATCGCGTTGCTGCTGCCACGCCTCGAAATCTTCAAGAAGATGAAGGGCCGCAAGCTCCGCCGCGAACAAACGGAAGCTGAAGCCGGACTTCCAGACGACGCTGACACCCCAGCTAAGGCCAAGGCATAAGGAGAGACACATGCTTGAAATTCAGAACCTCTCCCGCACGTTCTTCCCGGGAACCGTCAACGAACGCAAAGCCCTGCGCAATATCAACTTGAAGCTCAACAACGGTGACTTTGTGACCGTGATCGGCTCCAACGGTGCAGGTAAGTCGACGCTGCTCAACATGATCGGTGGGCGCTTGCGCCCGGACACCGGCAAGGTGGCGATCAACGGCAAGGATGTCACCAAGATCAAGGAGCACAAACGGGCCCTGTGGGTTGCGCGCGTGTTCCAGGACCCGATGGCCGGTACCGCCCCGGAGCTCACGATCGAAGAAAACCTCTCGGTTGCGGTCTCCCGCGTTCGTAGCCGCGGCCTGCAGCGCGCTGTTTCCCATAAGGACCGTGCACAGTTCCGCAGCGCGCTCGAAACCCTTGAGCTCGGCCTCGAGAACCGCACGAAAACCCCGGTCGGGTTGCTTTCGGGTGGTCAGCGTCAGGCGCTCAGCCTGCTCATGGCAACTATGACGCACCCACAGATCCTGCTGCTCGACGAGCACACCGCGGCACTCGACCCGCAACGCGCAGCGCTCGTCTCCCGTCTGACCGGCGAGATCGTGGAACGCAACCAACTCACCACGCTCATGGTCACCCACAACATGGAGCAAGCTATCCAGCTGGGTAACCGCCTCATCATGATGCACGACGGGCAGATCATCCTCGAGCTCGACGGCGAAGAGAAGAAGAACGCAACCGTCTCGAGCCTCCTGGCAGAGTTCGACAAGATCGGCGGCGAGCTCTCCGACCGCTCCCTGCTGGCATAAAGAACAGCTGGCATAAGGAAGGGCTGGCAGAAAGGCCGGGCCGGCATAGCCAGCCACAGCACGATGCGGTGCGCACCTTAGTGAGGTGCGCACCGCATCGTGCGTTTAAGCACTGTGTCCTTTTAAAGGCTGCGGTCCTTTTAAAGACTCGGTGCCCGTATCAGGCCGCGCGCCGCGAGTATTTACCGCACAGACGTGAGGCGCGGTATCTTGAAGAGTATGCCCACACAGTCTGTTAAGCGCGGACAACGCCCGCCCATGAACCCTGTCGTAAAGATCGGTGCGCTGGTGCTCGGCGCGATCGTTGTTGTCGCGGTACTTGTGCTTGCCGCCCGCGGGCTGCGGAGCCTCGACGCCGTTGAGCAGTTCATTCAACGCTATCCAGGCACCTCAGAACCGCCTGCGTTCAGCGAGCCCGGATTCCCGCTGTGGGTGCGCATCACGCACTACCTGAACTTCCTGTTCATCCTGCTTCTGATGCGTTCCGGGATGGAGAAACGCGCGATCGGCGCGCGCAAGCACCCCGCGTACTGGACACCGAGCAAGCGCGGCGGTCGCAAGATCCCGTTCTTGCTGTGGTGGCACCAGTTCGTTGACGTTCTGTGGGTTGTCAACGGGCTCGTCTACGTGGTGCTTCTGTTCTCGACCGGCCGCTGGGGCCGCTTGGTGCCGACCAGCTGGGACGTTTTCCCGAACGCGGTCTCCGCGGGCCTGCAGTACGTGTCACTTGACTGGCCACTGACCGAATCGTGGGCCGCCTACAACTCGTTGCAGCTGCTCGCGTACTTCGTGGTCGTGTTTATCGCGGCGCCGCTGGCGATCATCTCGGGCCTTCGGCTTTCGAGCTTCTGGCCTAAGGATGCCCCGAAGCTCAATAAGGTCGTGTCAGCTAAGGTTGCGCGCGGCCTTCACTTCCCGCTCGCGGTGGTTTTCGTTGCGTTCGTGGTGTTCCACGTGTTTCTCGTGTTCACGACTGGGATGCGGCAGAACCTCAACCACATGTTTGCCGGGACCGCCGACACCTCGTGGGTTGGTTTCTGGGGCTTCGTGATCTCCACGGCTGTTGCGGTGGGCCTGACCGCCGCTGCGACCACCCCGGTACTGCGGCCTATCGCCGCGACCCATGGCAAGGTCACGACCCGCTAGGTCACGACTCACTAATCCGCGCCCCGCTGAGCCAGGTCTCGCTGAGTCAGGTTTCGCTGAGTCAGCGAGCGTGTATCAGCGCGATGATGTCCGCGAGCCGCGCCGGAGTCATGCCGGCGAGGGTTTCACGGATGATGAGCCCGTCGCGTCCCGTGATGGCCGCGGTATGGGGGATACCCAGGGTTGCTAGTCCCGCGTTGACTGCGGAGGCTGTGCCGGGCGTCGAGTCTTCGATCGCAATCACCCGGGTTGCCGGCAGTTCCAACCCCGTCGCCTCGCGCAACAAACACAGCCCCTTGAGGTAGGGCTCAGGCTCTGGTTTGTGTGGGTACACTGTGTCTCCGGTGATGACCGCATCGAATGGATTGCGTCCCAAGACCTCGATGAAAGCGCTCGAGAGAGGCGTCTCAGACATCGTGACGAGCGCCTGGGGAACCCCGGCCTCGCTGAGCGCTTCGAGGAGCTCGCGTGCGCCTGGCCTCCACGGGATACCGAACTCTCGCACCCCTTCGGCGACCTCCGTGATGAGGTGGTCGATGATCTCGCGGACTGACAAGTTCAGGCCCGCTTCCCGCATCTTTTCGGCGGCCGCTGGTAGGGAAGCGCCTACGAAGTCCTCGACGTCCTGTTGCGTCCAAGGGGCGCCTGCACGTTCCATGAGTGAGATCTCGGCCCGGCCCCACAGCGGGTCGGAATCGATGAGGGTTCCGTCCATGTCCCACAGGACTGCTGCTGGTAGCTGGTTGCTCATGTTCACTCTCACTCGCTGTGTAGCCGCCGATGCGGTGGCCGGTGTGGTCGACGATGCGGCGGCCCCGTTCGCGCTGGTATGTGTGCGCTGGTATGTTCGCCTCTAGTCTAGGCAGGGGACCTGGAGGGGCAGACCGGGCAAGAGAAATTGCGGCACTTAAAACGCTGTGGGGTATGGGATGAAAATCCCATACCCCACAGTCGATGGTGGCGATCGGTTAGTTCAGTGAACTACTCCGCGATTATGGAGCGGTGATCACCTGTGCGCGAGAGCCGTACTGCTTCTCGTTGCCGCCCTTGAGGTTGCCGGTGCGGTTGTTCAGGTGCAGGACCAAGAACTTCTTGGATGCGTCCTGAACCAGTACCGGAGCGGCGGAACCCTGAACCGAAGTGACGAGCAGGCCGTCGGTGCGGTTCGCGATACCTGGGTTAGCGGCATCGAATTCGATCCAGTCGGTCTTGTCAACCGCAACGTTCTTACCGTTTTCGTCAACGTGGTACATGGACCAGGACGAGACCTTGTAGCGGATCTTCGCTGCGTCTTCCTTGGTCAGGCCAATCTCCTTGAGGGATACCGGGAAGATAGCGACGTTCGAGTCGAAAGTCGCTGGGTCCTGGTTACCCAGCAGGTCGTTGACCGGGCGCAGGTCGACGGTCTTGCCCGACTTCGCATCGGCGGTTACTGCGAGGTCCAGATCGAGGGAGTCGAGCCGGGTGTTGAACATGTTGTAGTCGGCCTTGCCGTCACCGTTGACATCGATGTCGATGTTGAATTCGGTGGCGCTGTTCATGCGTGCCCAGTTGCCCCAGGTCGAAATACCGAAACCGAGGAGGCCGTCCTCCATGCCAGTGACCGGTACGGTCGAGGTTGCGCCGACGTACTGGAGGTCCATTTCACGGGCGGCAGGAACCTTGTCCAGCTCCTTCTTCCCGCGCTCCGAGGTTGCGCCGAGCTCGAGCACGGCTGCCTTGGAGATGAACGCTTCGTTGCGCAGACCGGAGTCTGCATCAGGGCCGCGGAACTGGACGGTCGAACGGTCGCCGCGGAGCTTGGTCAGCTTGGCGGTTGCGTTACCTGCTGGCTTTGGTGCCGAGGTCACTGGGACGCGCAGGGTTGGCTGGGTCGAGGAAGTGAATTCGACGCGGCCGGTCGTGTCTGCAACGTATGCACGTGGCAGATCTTCCTGCTTTGCATCCATGGTTGGGTCCATGGTGCGAGTCATCTTGTTCTTGTCGAAGGAGAGAGTCACCTTGACCTGTGCGATGCCCTTGGATGGAACCGTGACGCGCTGCTTGTCGAGGGAGACCGTGACACCCTTCTGCTGGGTTGCGCCCTTGTATGCGACGTTGTAGGTCTGTGCGCGGGTGGTCATGTTGCGCAGTTCGACCGTCTTGGTAACGGAATCGGTGTTCTGGACAACCTCAACGACACCGAAGTTAGCGGAGACGAGGTCCTTGCGGTCCTTGTCGTAGGCGATAACCGGGGTCTTGAGAGCGGCGTCAGCCATCACACGGCCGGAACCAACACGGTTTGGACCGTAGACGTTCTTGCCCTTCTTGATGTCGGCAGCCGCGGTGTTCATGACGATGTTCTTGATCTCGAGTGGCGTGTAGTTGCCGTTAGCTGCAACCAGAGCCGAAACACCCGCGGTGAACGGGGTAGCCATCGAGGTACCCGACATGTTCAGTGCACCGTTACCCATACCAACACCTGCGGAAGGAATCGAGGTACCTGGTGCTGCCACGTCTGGCTTCACAACGGCATCCGAGCCGTGCAGACCACGCGAGGACGATGGGTTCAAGGTGTCCAGGGCGTCGGTGTTGATGGACATCGAGGAGGTCTTGGCTGGATCAACGCTGATCTCGAGCTCGCCCTTCTTAGCGGCCTCGACAAGCTCCTCAGATCCGGACTTAGTGAACTGAACGCCTGGGATCTTGTCGTTACCGGCAATACCTGCGGTGAAGACCTCGTTCGGAGCGTTGAGAACAACACCCTTAGCGCCTGCTGCGGCAGCGTTGTCGAAGCGAGCCTTGGAGCCACATTCGAGCTTCTCGCCGGCTGGGTCGTCAGTCCAGTGCAGCCATACCCACTTGCCCTTGATCGACTCGTCGCCGGTCAATGGGGCACAACCGGTGGTCTTGAGGCCAGACTTCGGAACAACAACCTGACCGGACTCTGCCTTCTCCCATGGGTAGGAAGCGGAGAGCTGGCCTGGGTAGTCCTTCGCGAGGTCCTTAGGCTTGGTCACGGTGATCGCGTCAGCTGCGGCCTGCGAGCCGACGGAGTTAGCAACCGTGAGGGACGATGGTGCAACACCTGGTGCGCCACCGATGTCGGTGATGTCACCGGAGTTACCGGAAGCGATGACGGTCAGGATGCCCTGCTTGGTGAGGGCGTCGACCATGTCGGCCTCTGGGTCATCGGCCGGGGTGTTGGTCGAGCCCAGCGACATGTTGACGATCTGTGCGCGGTCAGAGAAGTCGCCGTCACCGTTCGGGTCGAGCACACGGTCGAGTGCTTCGCCGACAACGTTGGTCGAACCTTCACAGCCGAACACACGCAGGGACACGAGGCCAGCCTCTGGAGCTGCACCTGGGCCGATGCGCATCGCGTTGACCAGGTCGTCGTTGAGGGATTCGTAGTCGCCGCGGAAGGTCTTGCCGTTTTCGTCGACGCCGTAGCCGGCAGCGGTGCCGGCGACGTGGGTTCCGTGGCCGCCAAGTTCACAGTCAAGCGGGTTGGAGTCTGGCTTTGGGAGCGAGAAGGGAGACGCAGCGTTGTAGTCATCGCCAACGAGGTCCCAACCGCCCTTGTACTTCTTTGGATCGTAGAGGCCGGAATCAGCCGATGGCATGTCCTTGGAAGCCTTAGCTTTCTTGTAGGCTTCCTTGGTGCCTGGGCCGCCGAAGGCTGCGTGGGTGTAGTCCAAACCGGAGTCGATAACCGCGATGGTGACGCCCTTACCGGTCTGCTTCTGAGCGGCCCATGCCTGGACGGAGCCGGTGTCGATCACGGTGCCCTTGTTGTTGCGGGTCTTTGGAATGATCGCGGAAATCTTGACGACGTCGTCGCGGGATGCGAGTGCGCGCAGGCTGTCAGCGTCACCCTGAAGTGCAACGCCAGGAAGAGCGTTGGTGGTCTTGTAGAGGACCTTCGAGTTGGACTGCTTTGCAACGGAGGTGCCCTGTGCCTGGATCTGCTTGCGGAGCTGGCGGACCTTAGCGACGTTCTTGACTGGACGCTTTTTGCCGCTACGCACCTGGGCTGGCTGGGAGAGCTCGTAAGCACCCTTACCGGCGAACTGTACGTAGACGGAAACCTGGCCCTCCATCTTGGCCAGAGGGCCCTGGACCTTGAGAGAGTTGAGTTTCTTCAGATCAAGGTCAGATGGCTTGAGCTTGTTCTTATCAACCTTGTCCTTGTTTTGGCTGAGCGAATCTGACTTAGCTGCAGGGTTCATGAATGACGATGCGTTAGCGGCGGGCACTGTACCCACGGCTAGCGCAGCACCTACAGCCAGCGCTGCGGCGCCGCGTGCTACGCGGCGCGTTTTGCTGTTTTTCAAGAGATCTCCTCAAGAGTGCTTTGGTGTCGAGTAATGGGACAAATGCTGATGAGAACGACGCGGTCAACAGAATGTGCGGTACATCACATCAACACTGATGAGATTTGTCTAAACCGGAGGTAATGTCAAGGGAAATTTTTGTACTTGATAGTCCGCTAAGGCGCGCCTTTGAGCTGGCTGTGTCGGCTGGGGTTGTTGGATGTAAAACATCCCGGGTTTCTCAGATTTTGTCTGTGAAGTCTGAGAAACCCGGGATGAGAATTTTTTCAAAATATGTCAGGAGCTTTTTGCTCGCGGATAGGCCACGCACAGAGATGCGGGATGCGCTTCGGGAGCCTAAATCTGTTTCCACGGGAGCATGCGGTGCATGCTCACAGTTAGCGCAGGCCGCCCTGCCACAGAGCGTCGAATGGGAGGGAGGATTCCACGCGCTGACTGATCCCGCGCGTCACGAACTCCTTGGCTTCGCGGGCCGCCTCGAGCGGGGAGCGGCCCTGAGCCAGCAGCGCGGCAATAGCCGCAGCGAGCGAGCATCCAGCGCCGGACACCGCGTGATCGCCGACCTTAGGCGTCGAAAGAACCTCGAACTCGCCGCCATCATAGAAAACATCCACAGCATCAGGGCCGTCCAAACGGATACCGCCCTTAGCGAGCACAGCAGCGCCGGACTTCTCGTGGATCACCTTGGCGGCCTTCTTGAGGCCCTCAACGTCAGTGATCTCAAAGCCCGCGAGCGTCGAGGCTTCAAAGAGGTTTGGGGTCACGAAGGTAGCCTTCGGAAGAAGCTTGGCAACCAATGCCTGGTCGGTGTCCAAAGCCGCGCCCGGCTCCTGGCCCTTGCAGATCAAAACCGGATCCAGGACAACGTTGTCCCAGTCCTGGTTTTCAAGCGCGCCAGCCACGGTTTCGATGGTCTGCGGGGTGCCCATCATGCCGAGCTTGACGGTGCGAAGCTTGCCTTCATACGAGGTCTGCGAGGCCTCGAGCTGATCCGCGATCACCTGCGGATCAACCGGCACGAAGCGGTGGTTCCAGTTGTCCTTCGGGTCGAAAGAAACGATGCAGGTGAGCCCGGCGATGCCGAAAACGCCGAGCTCCTGGAACGTCTTGAGGTCAGCCTGAGCGCCGGCACCGCCGGTGGCTTCAGAACCTGCGATGGTCAATACGATGGGGGGATTCTCAAAAGTCATAGTCATATCGTAAAACCGCGGGATGTCATGATCAGCCAAACTGACCGAACGACATGCCAGAATAGGTCGGGAACTTTCATGTTTCGCAGCAACCCGGTGGTGGCAGGACCGGGCCGCGCATCATCCCCTAAGGAGAGTCATGTCCAGCCGGCCTGAAACCATCCCTGCCAGCCCCGCATCAGACGCCGCACGCGAGCATCGAGCCGTCTTCGCATCGACGGGTTCGCGTTTTTACCCCACCATCCTGGCCCTCATGGGGCTGGTGTTCGTGCTCAGCAACATCGGCGCAAGCAAGGGCGTTGAGCTGTTCGGCCTCGTAACGGACGGCGGTTTCTTCCTCTTCCCGCTCGCCTACATCTTGGGCGACGTGGTCTCGGAGGTCTATGGGTGGAAGGCCTCACGCCGAGCCATCATTACGACGTTCGTGTTTGGTGCGCTCGCGGTACTGACGTTCCAGGCGATCATCGCGCTGCCTGCCGCGAGCTTCTATGAAGGCCAGGAAGCGCTTGCAGCAACGTTGGGACCGGTATGGCAGATCGTGCTGGCCTCCCTTCTAGGTTTCATGGCCGGCCAGTTGTCGAACGCGCTCATCATCGTGTGGCTCAAGCGTCGCCACGGCGAGCGCGGCCTGCTCCTGCGCATCCTGGGTTCCTCGGGTGTGGGTGAGGCATTGGATACGCTGATTTTCTGCTCGATCGCCGCACCGGTTATTGGGATCGATTCCTTCGGGGTTTTCCTGCAGTACTTTGTGATTGGTTTCTGCTGGAAGCTCGGTGTTGAGGTTGTGTTCTCACCGGTTACGGTCGTGGTGATTAAGCTCGTGAAGCGCTTCGAGCCGAGCTACCCGAAGAACGGTGCCGCAGTAGCCGTCTAGATTTCCGGTCTGTCGGCGTTGGTCGGCGGTGCAGCCGCCTAGCCCTCCGGCCCGTCTGGCGAGCCGCTGCCGCCGTAGTAGTTGCTTAAGACGGTGTGCTTGTAGTCCTCGTAGGTTCCGTTTTCGATCGCTTCGCGGGCGCGGTCCACAAGCCTCACTGTGAAGGCGAGGTTGTGGATTGAGATGAGCGTGTGGCTCAGCATTTCCTTCGCCTTGTAGAGGTGGTGGATGTAGGCGCGCGAGTAGGTGCTGCAGGTTGCGCAGTCGCAGCCCGGCTGTAGCGGGCGGAAGTCTTCGCGGAAGCGCCGGTTGGAGAGGTTGTAGCGGCCGTAGTCGGTGTAGAAGGCCGAGTTGCGGGCTACGCGGGTCGGGGAGACGCAGTCGAAGGTGTCGGCGCCGTTTTCGATGGCCCACAGGACGTCGTCGGGTTCGGAGATTCCGAGCAGGTGGCGCGGCTTATTTTCCGGTAGCTCTTCGGCACACCAGCCCACGATGGTCCCGAGATTTTCTTTCTCGAGCGCGCCGCCGATACCGAAGCCGTCGAATGGCATGGCCCCAAGGTCTTGGCAGGCTTGACGGCGTAGGTCTTCGTATTGCGCGCCCTGGATCACGCCGAACAGCGCCTGGTAGGGGCGGTGGCCGCGTTCGTCGGTGAGTCGGAAGTGCTCGAGGATGCAACGTTCAGCCCAGCGGCGCGTGCGTTCGAGCGATTCGATCTGATACTGGCGCGAATTGTGCAGGGTTGTGAGCTCGTCGAATGCGAACATGATGTCCGCGCCCAGGCCGTGCTGAACCTGCATCGAAATCTCTGGCGTGAAGCGGTGTTTATCGCCGTTGATGTGGGATGTGAACCACACGCCGTCGTCATCGACGTTAGCCATGCGTTCATGCCCGGGTGCCACCGCATCGTCGGCTCCGCCACCCACGGGGGCGCCATCCGCGCCCATGTCGATGACCTTCTTGAAACCTGAACCCAGGCTCATGACTTGGAAGCCGCCGGAATCGGTGAAGGTCGGGCCGTCCCAGCCCATGAACTTACCCAGCCCGCCCGCGGCGTCCACGACCTCGTGGCCAGGCTGAAGATACAGGTGGTAGGCGTTGGAGAGCACGGCCTGCGCTCCGAGTTCCGCGACATCGCGCGGAAGTACAGCCTTGACGGTCGCCTTGGTTCCGACCGTCACGAACGCGGGGGTCTTGATTTCCCCATGTGGAGTGCGGATCACGCCGGTGCGGCCGCGCCCGTTATCCATGCGGGTGCCCACGGTGAAGCCGAACTCCGACTGCCGCTCGTGCCCGGCCGGAAGCTCAGGCTTGACGTAATCCGCGGACGGCGCGTGGCTAGCTGGAGCGGAGCTGTGTCTAACTGGAGCGGAGCTCGGCCTAGTTTGCGCGGGAGTGGTCTTCACGGGGTTCTCCTGAAGCTGAGCGGATGATCGGTATTTCGCGTTCGATCAGCGCTAGGTAATCGGGGCGTTCACGCTCGAACGCCAAACGGTAGGCGGTCGTGACCATGAGGGACTTCAGGCGGTTCCACCGCAGGTCCAGTTCGAGGTCTGTGTTGAGGGTGTCGCGGGCGCGCTGTATTTCACGGTCGTATAGCGATGCGTGCTCAAGCTGACGGCGGTGGATCTCGCGTGCGCTGCCCGGCAGGGTCGCGATAAGCGCTTCCTCGCCCTCCTTGAGCTGTTCCGCGTAGCCGGCTGCCGCATCGTGCTCCCCGGCTTGGCGGGCAAGCCAGCTTGCCAATGCGAGGCCCTGGCGGGCGGGAACCCAGCGGGTCGTGTTGTCGGCGAATGTCTGCTGGGTCAGGACGTTGAGGACCGGCCACGCGAGGTCAGTGTTCTCGTACACGATGGCGAGCTGGTACGCGGCCCACGCGAGCGTGTCGAGGTGGGAACCGGCGCGCGTGTTGATTCCGGGTGCAACACGGAGCGCGGCGGTCAGCATCTGGTGGTCTTTGCGATAGGTCGCTGCGGCTTCAACAAGCGCTGCCTCTGCGGTCCCGTCCTCAACGGGAACCGCGAGCAGCTCGTCGATGCCGGGGCCGAGGTCCCGTTCGGTGAAGACCCGGATGGTCGAGTTGATGGCCACGGTCGCGTGGGTGCCGTCCTCCAGGACGACATCGACGTAGGCGTCGGTCCCGAACGAGTCTTTCACGATGGTCGCGGAACGCACCGGCTGCGAGGGCATACCGGAGCGACGCATGAAACGGTCGCCCTTGGTGATGTCGCGGGCGGGGATCGCCTGACGATAGCGCGGAAAGTTGCCGTCGAAGTTGACGGTCACCGTCCCCACCCCACGTGAGCGAGCGCTTGGTGGATGATTTGCCCGCGTCCGCCCGTGAACTCGGCCTGGACACTTTCCGAAAGAGCTTCTTCCGGTGTGAGCCACGAAAGCTCGAGCGCGTCCTGACGCGGATTACATTCGCCTTGAACAGGGATCACGTAGGTCAGGGCGACGGCGTGCTGACGTTCGTCGGTGAGCCCGGTTTCGGACGGCGAAGGGAAGTATTCTGCGATGGTGAACGGAACCAGCGAGGCCGGCAACGACGGCATCGCGAGCGGGCCGAGGTCTTTCTCGAGGTTACGCATCAAGGCGGCGCGGATCGTTTCGCGGTACATGACGCGGCCGGAAACGAAGGTCCGCTCGAACTGGCCGTCGTCGGTGGTCGTGTAGAGCAGGCCGACCTCAGATACGTAGCCCATCGGATCCACACGCACAGGGATTGCCTGGACGTAGACGATCGGTAGGCGTTGTCGGGCTTCGTACAGGTCCTCTTCTGAGAGCCAACCTGGGTTTGGGTCTGGGGTCCGTACTGCGCTCATAGTCTTTGTTCTACCTCACTGGGGGCGTGCTTGCCAGCGTTGGGTGGGGTGTGGTTGTTGTGTTCAGCGTTTAGCGCATTCCGCGCCAGTAAGCGTCCGATGCGGGGTTGTTTTCTACGCGGACGCGCAGCGAACGTGCGGCGACAGCTGCCCAGCGTGGGTTGCGGAGGGCCGCGCGGCCGATTGATGCGGCGTCTGCTTGTCCGCTAGCCACGATGGTTTCGGCTTGTGCTGGCTCGGTGATGAGACCGACCGCGCTCACCACAGCTTGTTCAGCGGGTAGCGCTTGGCGGATCGCGGCAGCCAGTGGAACTTGGTAGCCGGCACCGACCGGGATGACCTTAGGGTCCGGGTGGATGCCGCCGGAAGAGATGTCGAACCAGGTCACGCCGGTTTCGTTGAGCAACCGGTGGGCTAGCTCGATGGTGTCCTGTACGGTGACACCCTCGTCGACCCAGTCGCTTGCGGACAAGCGGATGCCCAGCGGCTTGTGTGCCGGCCAGACCTCGCGCACCGCAGTTGCGACCTCGAGCGCGAAACGTGCACGGTCCTGCCCGTACTCGTCATCGCGCTGATTGGTGAGCGGGGAGAAGAACTCGTGGATCAGGTAGCCGTGGGCCCCGTGGAGCTGCACGGCGTCGTAGCCGGCTTGATCCGCGCGGCGCGCGGCCTCACGGAACGCCTCGATGACGTCGCGGATGTCCTCGGTGGTCATCGCGCACGGAGTGAGAAGTCCCGGCTGGATCGGTTCTGAACCCGGCGCGATGACCTCCCACGCACGGTCTTCGTCCAACGGCCCTTCAGGCTCGTTAGGCAAGTGCGGATAGGTCGAGGCTTTGCCGCCCGCGTGCCCCAGCTGAACAGCGGCAGCCGCGCCGTGAGCGTGCATGAACTCCACCATCGTGCGGTGGGCATCAATCTGCTCATCCGACCACAAGCCGAGGTCTTGATCCGAGATCCGGCCGCGTGCCTCAACAGCGGTGGATTCGACCGTGATGAGGCCGAAACCGCCGGTCGCGAACGCTCCGTAATGCACCAGATGCCACGGCTGTGGAACGCCGGTGCGTGGCGCGGAGTACTGGCACATCGGGGAGACGAACGCGCGGTTGCTTACCGTCAGGCCCGCACCTTCGCGCGCCGGGATGGTCAGTTCAGTAAACAGCGTGGAAGCCACGGAACTCCTTAGTCGTCGGCTTAGTCGCGGGCAGGGGGTCTGCCGTGCGGCGGACCTCCAGCTTACGAGGTAGGTCTTCAGCGGGGGAGGTAGGTTTTCGCGAAGTTGACGAGGATGCGGTGCGCCGCCGACACGTCCGCGTTGCGGGCCATGCTCGCAATCGCATCGAAATCTTCCGGATCAAAGTATCCGTTTTCACGATACGCTTCGATGCGTTCGATGAGCCCGGCCGGGTCCAGCTCGGGGTGGAACTGGGTTGCGTAGATGTTCTGTTTGAGCTTGTACATCTGTACCGGCGCAGGGCCCGATGTGGCGAGCAACACCGCCTCGGGCGGCAGCTTGGTTGTCGACTCTTTGTGGCCTACAAACGCATCGAAGTGTGGCTCAACGCCGGCGAGCAGCGGGTCGGTGAGGCCCTCCGGGGTGAGGCTGATGTGGGAGATACCGGCGGGTTCGGAATACGTGCGGTCGATGACCGCGCCCGAGGCGAGGCCGAGCACCCCAACGCCGTAGCACAGGCCCAGGAACGGGAGGTCTTTTTCGATCACGACCCCCACCACGCGCGCGAGCTCTTCCTCAACGCGGACCTGAGTTTCGCTGCGGTCGGCATCGGTTGCTGTGAAGGGGCTGCCTCCGAGCACGAGCGCCGAATGCCGCTGATGCCACGTGTTTT
Encoded proteins:
- a CDS encoding DUF6707 family protein → MTVNFDGNFPRYRQAIPARDITKGDRFMRRSGMPSQPVRSATIVKDSFGTDAYVDVVLEDGTHATVAINSTIRVFTERDLGPGIDELLAVPVEDGTAEAALVEAAATYRKDHQMLTAALRVAPGINTRAGSHLDTLAWAAYQLAIVYENTDLAWPVLNVLTQQTFADNTTRWVPARQGLALASWLARQAGEHDAAAGYAEQLKEGEEALIATLPGSAREIHRRQLEHASLYDREIQRARDTLNTDLELDLRWNRLKSLMVTTAYRLAFERERPDYLALIEREIPIIRSASGEPREDHSRAN
- a CDS encoding NUDIX hydrolase family protein — protein: MSAVRTPDPNPGWLSEEDLYEARQRLPIVYVQAIPVRVDPMGYVSEVGLLYTTTDDGQFERTFVSGRVMYRETIRAALMRNLEKDLGPLAMPSLPASLVPFTIAEYFPSPSETGLTDERQHAVALTYVIPVQGECNPRQDALELSWLTPEEALSESVQAEFTGGRGQIIHQALAHVGWGR
- a CDS encoding NADH:flavin oxidoreductase/NADH oxidase encodes the protein MASTLFTELTIPAREGAGLTVSNRAFVSPMCQYSAPRTGVPQPWHLVHYGAFATGGFGLITVESTAVEARGRISDQDLGLWSDEQIDAHRTMVEFMHAHGAAAAVQLGHAGGKASTYPHLPNEPEGPLDEDRAWEVIAPGSEPIQPGLLTPCAMTTEDIRDVIEAFREAARRADQAGYDAVQLHGAHGYLIHEFFSPLTNQRDDEYGQDRARFALEVATAVREVWPAHKPLGIRLSASDWVDEGVTVQDTIELAHRLLNETGVTWFDISSGGIHPDPKVIPVGAGYQVPLAAAIRQALPAEQAVVSAVGLITEPAQAETIVASGQADAASIGRAALRNPRWAAVAARSLRVRVENNPASDAYWRGMR
- a CDS encoding glutamine amidotransferase, which codes for MSAPFLLIQTRPEDALADAEYEAFVRLSGLEERDVERFRLEAQSLPEGFENTWHQRHSALVLGGSPFTATDADRSETQVRVEEELARVVGVVIEKDLPFLGLCYGVGVLGLASGAVIDRTYSEPAGISHISLTPEGLTDPLLAGVEPHFDAFVGHKESTTKLPPEAVLLATSGPAPVQMYKLKQNIYATQFHPELDPAGLIERIEAYRENGYFDPEDFDAIASMARNADVSAAHRILVNFAKTYLPR